In Niallia sp. FSL W8-0635, one genomic interval encodes:
- a CDS encoding FAD-dependent oxidoreductase, with the protein MTTNANYNGKLPPNAESYWINTTHLSEYPRLEHDVQVDVVIVGSGITGITSAYLLANEGLKVAIIEADKLLNGTTGHTTAKITAQHDLIYEELIRYAGNTMARLYYEANTDALNFVQETINKHQIDCEFTQQDAYVYSTTEEYALKLEKEADAYKELLIEGELVNKLPFDLEIFNALVMKNQAQFHPLKYLAHLTKIITEKGGYIFENTTAVDIETGEHPVVLTRGGARITGKYVLTCSHFPFYEGAGLYSTRMHADRSYIIAAKIKTEYPGGMYISAEEPKRSLRYATINGEEMILISGESHKTGQGGETLKHYEALETFGQQVFGIENITYRWSAQDLVTLDKIPYIGEITPGQKNILIASGYRKWGMTNGTVAALLFRDIILGKKNKYQELYSPSRFHPNPSLKNFLTENANVVSHLIKGKLEIPQKSIHHLANDEGAVIDIDGHRKGAYRDKEGMLHIVDTTCTHMGCEVKWNNGERSWDCPCHGSRFSYAGEVLEGPAEKPLQKYDYKLIDNLTSEDSGY; encoded by the coding sequence GTGACTACCAACGCTAATTACAATGGAAAATTACCGCCTAACGCAGAATCATATTGGATAAACACGACTCATTTATCAGAGTACCCCCGCCTTGAGCATGACGTGCAAGTTGATGTCGTTATTGTAGGTAGTGGCATTACAGGCATTACTTCTGCCTATCTGCTGGCGAATGAAGGGCTGAAAGTTGCTATTATCGAAGCAGACAAATTACTGAACGGGACAACAGGACATACCACAGCTAAAATCACTGCCCAGCATGATTTAATCTATGAAGAACTAATCCGCTATGCTGGGAACACGATGGCAAGATTATACTACGAGGCGAACACCGATGCTTTAAACTTTGTTCAAGAAACAATCAATAAACATCAAATTGATTGTGAGTTCACTCAGCAAGATGCGTATGTTTATAGCACAACAGAAGAATATGCACTTAAACTAGAAAAAGAGGCAGATGCCTATAAGGAGCTTCTTATTGAAGGCGAACTCGTAAATAAACTCCCTTTCGATTTAGAAATATTTAATGCACTTGTTATGAAAAATCAAGCACAATTCCATCCACTTAAATACTTGGCTCATCTTACAAAAATAATTACCGAAAAAGGTGGATACATCTTTGAAAATACAACAGCTGTAGATATAGAAACTGGCGAACACCCCGTCGTGCTTACCCGTGGAGGAGCTCGAATTACAGGAAAATACGTTCTTACCTGTTCTCATTTCCCTTTTTATGAAGGGGCAGGACTTTACTCTACAAGAATGCATGCAGACCGTTCCTATATTATTGCTGCTAAAATAAAAACAGAATATCCAGGTGGAATGTATATTAGTGCCGAGGAACCGAAAAGATCTCTCCGCTATGCAACAATCAATGGCGAAGAAATGATTCTTATATCTGGAGAAAGTCATAAAACAGGACAAGGAGGGGAAACACTCAAACATTACGAGGCCTTGGAGACTTTCGGTCAACAAGTATTCGGCATTGAAAATATTACATACCGTTGGTCAGCTCAAGATTTAGTTACACTGGATAAGATTCCTTACATTGGCGAAATTACCCCTGGTCAAAAAAATATATTAATCGCTAGTGGATATCGGAAATGGGGGATGACAAATGGAACCGTAGCTGCGCTTTTATTCCGTGATATCATACTAGGAAAAAAGAACAAATACCAGGAATTATATTCTCCCTCCCGTTTTCATCCGAATCCAAGTCTGAAAAACTTCTTAACGGAAAATGCGAACGTTGTTAGTCATTTAATTAAAGGGAAATTAGAAATTCCTCAGAAGAGTATCCATCATCTAGCCAACGATGAGGGGGCTGTTATTGACATTGATGGGCACAGAAAAGGGGCTTATAGAGATAAAGAGGGTATGCTTCATATCGTAGATACAACTTGTACTCATATGGGGTGTGAAGTGAAATGGAATAATGGTGAACGATCTTGGGATTGCCCGTGCCATGGTTCTAGATTCTCGTATGCAGGGGAAGTGCTGGAAGGACCTGCAGAGAAGCCATTACAAAAATATGATTATAAACTGATAGATAATCTTACCTCAGAAGACTCTGGTTATTAA
- the fni gene encoding type 2 isopentenyl-diphosphate Delta-isomerase, giving the protein MTDSIDKRKAQHIELVLNEKVTGDNITTGLEKYRFLHNALPEIDFDEITLDTTFLGKKMKTPFLVSSMTGGAAMAETINRNLAIAAEERGWAFALGSTRALIENEKYRESFQIRKYAPTIPIIANLGAVQFNYGFGIDQCKQIIEMTEADMLVLHLNSIQEIIQQEGDRNFKDLLGKIEQVCTQLDIPVGAKEVGFGIDGTIAKKLTDVGISFIDVAGAGGTSWSQVEKLRSKEKIKKIAAEAFTSWGIPTAECIVSVNEAIDKPIIASGGIKNGMDAAKAIALGSDMVGFARSILKEATESPEDLIEVFEIRELELQMAMFGIGAATIEELKGTDRIK; this is encoded by the coding sequence ATGACTGATTCAATTGACAAAAGAAAAGCCCAGCACATTGAGTTGGTTTTAAATGAGAAAGTAACAGGTGATAACATAACGACTGGTCTTGAAAAGTATCGTTTTTTACATAATGCCTTGCCTGAAATTGATTTTGACGAAATTACATTAGACACAACGTTTCTAGGTAAAAAGATGAAGACGCCTTTCTTGGTAAGCTCGATGACTGGTGGAGCTGCAATGGCGGAGACGATTAATCGAAACCTTGCCATTGCTGCAGAGGAACGAGGTTGGGCATTTGCCTTAGGTTCCACAAGAGCGCTCATCGAAAATGAAAAATATCGAGAATCCTTTCAAATTCGAAAATATGCACCAACCATCCCAATCATCGCCAATTTAGGTGCGGTGCAGTTTAATTATGGATTTGGAATCGACCAATGTAAACAAATTATCGAGATGACAGAAGCAGATATGCTCGTTCTCCATTTGAATAGTATTCAAGAAATTATTCAACAAGAAGGAGATCGTAATTTTAAAGATCTGTTAGGGAAAATCGAGCAAGTATGTACACAGCTAGATATTCCCGTTGGAGCAAAAGAGGTAGGCTTTGGAATCGATGGGACCATCGCCAAAAAATTGACCGACGTTGGAATCTCCTTTATCGATGTCGCAGGTGCAGGCGGTACATCATGGAGCCAAGTGGAAAAGCTGCGCTCCAAAGAGAAAATTAAGAAAATAGCAGCCGAAGCTTTTACTAGCTGGGGGATTCCAACTGCTGAATGTATTGTTTCCGTTAACGAAGCGATTGACAAACCAATCATCGCCAGTGGTGGAATCAAAAATGGAATGGATGCTGCTAAGGCTATCGCGCTTGGATCAGATATGGTTGGTTTCGCCCGTTCCATTCTAAAAGAAGCGACAGAATCACCAGAAGACCTGATAGAGGTTTTTGAAATCAGAGAGCTAGAACTGCAGATGGCTATGTTTGGAATTGGTGCGGCAACTATTGAAGAATTGAAGGGAACAGATAGGATTAAGTAG
- the mvaD gene encoding diphosphomevalonate decarboxylase → MEAIARAHTNIALIKYWGKRDSKLFLPMNSSLSITLDHFYTETKVQFSDQFEKDSLVLDGNQVSEHELVKITAFLNHVRNLAGTNTFAKVTSVNHVPTAAGFASSASGYAALAAAASKALQLDLTGTELSALARQGSGSASRSIFGGFVEWQKGEKTDGTDSFATQIIDEKAWDVSVLSVVVEAGPKSVSSRDGMQRTVDTSPFYDGWLATIEEDLIQIKEAISTRDFTKLGETAEANAMKMHATMLGAKPPFLYWQSATFDVMQKVMELRQHGLEAYFTIDAGPNVKVLCEPKNEQMIKDKLADLPSVRDVIVCHPGPGIQYLSE, encoded by the coding sequence ATGGAAGCGATCGCTCGAGCTCACACGAATATTGCATTAATAAAATATTGGGGAAAACGTGATTCCAAATTGTTTTTACCCATGAACAGTAGTTTATCCATTACATTGGATCATTTTTATACAGAAACAAAGGTACAGTTTTCTGATCAGTTTGAGAAGGATTCCCTCGTATTAGATGGAAATCAAGTTTCAGAGCATGAGCTAGTAAAAATAACAGCGTTTCTAAATCATGTACGTAATCTTGCAGGTACCAATACCTTTGCAAAGGTGACATCGGTGAATCATGTGCCAACAGCTGCTGGATTTGCTTCTTCGGCTTCTGGATATGCGGCATTAGCAGCAGCAGCAAGCAAAGCATTACAATTAGATTTAACAGGTACAGAGCTTTCTGCTTTAGCTCGTCAAGGTTCTGGTTCTGCTTCTCGCTCTATTTTTGGAGGATTTGTTGAATGGCAAAAAGGAGAGAAAACGGACGGAACGGATTCGTTTGCGACACAAATCATAGACGAAAAAGCGTGGGATGTGAGTGTTCTATCTGTTGTGGTGGAAGCTGGTCCTAAGTCTGTTTCGAGCAGAGATGGTATGCAACGGACAGTAGATACATCGCCATTCTATGATGGCTGGTTAGCTACTATCGAAGAGGATTTAATACAGATTAAGGAAGCAATTAGCACTCGTGACTTTACGAAGCTAGGGGAAACTGCTGAAGCGAATGCCATGAAAATGCACGCTACGATGCTAGGAGCAAAGCCACCATTTTTATATTGGCAAAGTGCAACATTTGACGTTATGCAAAAGGTCATGGAATTGCGCCAACATGGCTTAGAAGCTTATTTCACCATTGATGCAGGTCCAAATGTAAAAGTGCTTTGTGAACCTAAGAATGAACAGATGATAAAAGATAAGCTAGCTGATTTACCTTCTGTTCGTGATGTGATTGTATGTCATCCAGGACCTGGGATTCAGTATTTATCTGAATAG
- a CDS encoding tRNA dihydrouridine synthase — protein sequence MTENFWRDLPRPFFVLAPMEDVTDVVFRHVVSKAGRPDVFFTEFTNTESYCHPEGKQSVRGRLTFTEDEQPMVAHIWGDKPEYFRQMSIGMAELGFKGIDLNMGCPVPNVAAKGKGSGLILRPEVAAELIQAAKAGGLPVSVKTRLGYTEIEEWRDWLAHILEQDIANLSIHLRTRKEMSQVDAHWELIPEIKKLRDRIAPNTLLTINGDIPDRQTGLKLAEQYGVDGIMIGRGIFKNPFAFEKEPREHSSKEYLDLLRLQLDLHDKYSSELEPRPFQALHRFFKIYVKGFRGASELRNQLMSTKSTDEVRAMLDGFEIVE from the coding sequence ATGACAGAAAATTTTTGGCGTGACTTGCCTCGGCCATTTTTTGTGCTTGCACCTATGGAAGATGTGACGGATGTTGTTTTTCGCCATGTGGTGAGTAAAGCAGGTAGACCGGATGTGTTTTTTACCGAGTTTACAAATACGGAGAGCTATTGTCATCCAGAGGGTAAACAAAGTGTCCGTGGACGACTAACTTTTACAGAAGATGAACAGCCAATGGTTGCACATATATGGGGAGACAAGCCTGAATATTTTCGCCAAATGAGTATTGGTATGGCGGAGCTTGGATTTAAGGGGATTGACCTTAATATGGGCTGTCCTGTACCAAATGTGGCAGCTAAAGGGAAGGGCAGTGGGCTTATCCTACGTCCAGAAGTCGCTGCAGAATTAATCCAAGCGGCGAAAGCGGGAGGATTACCTGTAAGTGTGAAGACAAGACTTGGTTATACGGAAATAGAAGAGTGGCGCGATTGGTTAGCACATATATTGGAACAAGATATCGCCAATCTTTCTATTCATTTACGTACAAGAAAAGAAATGAGCCAAGTGGATGCCCATTGGGAGCTAATTCCAGAAATCAAGAAGCTGCGTGATCGTATCGCACCAAATACCCTTTTGACAATCAATGGGGATATTCCTGACCGTCAAACTGGCTTGAAGCTAGCTGAACAATATGGTGTTGACGGGATTATGATTGGTCGTGGAATTTTCAAAAATCCATTTGCCTTTGAAAAAGAACCGAGAGAGCATAGCAGTAAGGAATATTTGGATCTCTTAAGATTGCAGCTGGATCTCCATGATAAATATTCAAGTGAATTAGAACCCCGTCCATTCCAAGCTCTTCATCGCTTTTTTAAGATATATGTAAAAGGATTTAGAGGGGCGAGTGAATTGAGAAATCAATTGATGAGCACCAAGTCGACGGATGAAGTGCGTGCGATGCTTGATGGATTTGAGATTGTTGAGTGA
- a CDS encoding tripartite tricarboxylate transporter permease, with product MDIVLIIEMIAAAVLAAVLYTIIGVAPGTDETAVLAPVTLAIVLAGVEPIVVLTFFISAIVANKVTDSIPVALAGIPGGVMATPMVEHALVLKKHGMPDISIRKMASGSVIGTLVSVPVSLLMAQALIPFSDVIKEYANPLFFIGAVLLALMTKNKLLALVSILPFALLIEGLRYLYWGIGVVPEETNVFTSFFLGITIGPVILTLFELLHKEKRDSMPRFPKKTIDFAQTNPVKGFPSPFKLLTKQETGSSMLASFIGSITFIMSPVGMTIFLGELFSSRVKDPVKKASVAIASMEGLTNATYISGTLIPLIALGIPLSPMAIGPANALFNAPPVFTTEHNLHHLLSNADFVWATLIGATIALAITYFVTVKYAHKICAFVFRWVPHEAILGLFFGLVLLLAFMDAGFINIIGVLVIGLFAGMLHRWGVNYGVQFMILYSAPWIITWF from the coding sequence ATGGACATCGTATTAATTATAGAGATGATTGCTGCTGCCGTATTAGCAGCTGTTTTATATACAATAATCGGTGTTGCACCAGGGACAGATGAAACGGCTGTTTTAGCACCGGTGACGTTAGCGATCGTATTGGCAGGGGTAGAGCCAATTGTAGTTTTAACCTTCTTTATTTCTGCGATTGTGGCCAATAAAGTAACAGATTCGATTCCGGTTGCTCTCGCTGGTATTCCTGGCGGGGTGATGGCGACTCCGATGGTGGAGCATGCACTCGTGTTAAAAAAACATGGCATGCCTGATATCAGTATTCGCAAAATGGCATCCGGTTCTGTCATCGGGACGCTCGTTTCGGTTCCCGTAAGTTTACTGATGGCACAAGCTTTAATCCCATTTTCTGATGTCATCAAAGAATACGCAAATCCTCTCTTTTTCATTGGTGCCGTTTTACTTGCATTAATGACAAAAAATAAGTTGTTAGCCCTTGTATCGATTCTTCCATTTGCTCTATTAATTGAAGGCTTGCGCTATCTTTATTGGGGAATTGGCGTTGTACCAGAGGAAACGAATGTCTTCACTTCTTTCTTCTTAGGAATCACAATCGGTCCCGTCATTCTGACCTTGTTTGAACTTTTACATAAAGAAAAACGAGATAGTATGCCAAGATTTCCGAAGAAAACGATTGATTTTGCGCAAACGAATCCCGTTAAAGGATTCCCAAGTCCCTTTAAACTATTGACTAAACAGGAAACTGGATCGAGTATGCTTGCTAGTTTTATTGGCTCGATTACCTTTATTATGAGCCCTGTTGGCATGACTATTTTCCTTGGAGAACTTTTTTCAAGCAGGGTCAAAGATCCGGTGAAAAAGGCTTCTGTAGCTATCGCGTCTATGGAGGGGCTGACTAATGCTACCTATATTTCTGGAACCTTGATTCCGTTAATTGCACTCGGTATCCCATTGTCTCCAATGGCGATTGGTCCAGCAAATGCACTTTTTAATGCACCGCCAGTGTTTACAACAGAGCATAATCTGCATCACCTCTTATCGAATGCAGACTTTGTCTGGGCAACTCTCATTGGTGCAACGATTGCCCTTGCGATCACGTATTTTGTTACCGTAAAATATGCCCACAAAATCTGTGCTTTTGTGTTCCGGTGGGTTCCCCACGAAGCAATCCTAGGACTATTTTTTGGACTTGTGCTATTATTAGCTTTTATGGACGCTGGTTTTATCAATATTATCGGTGTTCTAGTCATTGGGTTATTTGCTGGTATGCTTCATCGATGGGGCGTGAATTATGGCGTACAGTTTATGATCCTTTATTCAGCGCCATGGATTATTACTTGGTTTTAA
- a CDS encoding phosphomevalonate kinase, with amino-acid sequence MHEIKVPGKLFIAGEYAVLEPGYPAIVVAVDRYITARVATSERQTLSLPQLGLPNVACRFEQGQVVFEETDARLDFIKNTSDVVHQYLRERSIETKPFSLTITSELDDADSGRKYGLGSSAAVVVAVVTSILKLYRDCLSVSKTLIFKLAAIAHYQTQGSGSCADVAASTYGGWLHYTAFKASWLKEKIMEQGSISPLLEETWPYLQIEQLEAPEELVLAVGWTGSSAKTASLIKKIEPLKNQNSTIYGEFLRKSRDAVSTMVEGFKHNKMELVMASLSANRSALLELSQETGGAIETIHLEKLIAIANHNGAGKSSGAGGGDCGIAFTSTDKLEQLHKEWQEAGVVPLDIHPATKYN; translated from the coding sequence ATGCACGAAATCAAAGTTCCAGGGAAACTTTTTATTGCTGGGGAATACGCCGTATTGGAACCAGGCTATCCAGCAATTGTGGTAGCAGTTGATAGGTATATTACAGCGAGAGTGGCAACTAGTGAACGACAGACTCTTTCTTTGCCACAGTTAGGTCTTCCTAATGTCGCTTGTCGGTTTGAACAAGGGCAAGTCGTTTTTGAAGAGACAGATGCAAGATTGGATTTTATAAAAAATACATCTGATGTGGTCCATCAATATTTACGTGAAAGGTCGATTGAAACCAAGCCTTTTTCCCTCACGATAACGAGTGAATTGGATGATGCAGATTCTGGCCGAAAATACGGATTGGGTTCAAGTGCAGCAGTAGTTGTCGCCGTTGTAACCTCTATTTTAAAGTTATATAGAGATTGCTTGTCTGTTTCTAAAACCCTTATTTTTAAACTTGCTGCAATTGCTCATTATCAGACACAGGGGAGCGGTTCCTGTGCAGATGTGGCAGCATCGACCTATGGCGGTTGGCTCCACTATACAGCGTTTAAAGCGAGCTGGTTAAAAGAAAAGATTATGGAGCAAGGATCTATTTCTCCATTGTTGGAAGAGACATGGCCATATTTACAGATCGAGCAGCTAGAAGCCCCTGAGGAATTAGTACTTGCTGTTGGCTGGACAGGTAGTTCTGCCAAAACAGCTTCTTTGATAAAAAAGATCGAGCCGCTTAAAAATCAAAATTCCACTATTTATGGAGAATTCTTACGTAAAAGCCGTGATGCCGTTTCTACTATGGTTGAAGGCTTTAAACATAATAAAATGGAGTTAGTGATGGCAAGCTTATCCGCTAATCGGTCGGCATTGTTAGAGTTAAGTCAAGAGACTGGTGGAGCAATTGAAACGATTCATTTAGAAAAACTAATTGCAATTGCTAATCATAACGGAGCCGGTAAATCGTCTGGAGCAGGTGGCGGCGATTGTGGAATTGCTTTTACAAGTACAGACAAACTTGAACAATTACATAAAGAATGGCAGGAGGCTGGTGTCGTTCCTTTAGATATCCACCCTGCAACCAAATATAATTAG
- the mvk gene encoding mevalonate kinase, whose product MLETPQKVAVGRAHSKLILIGEHSVVYGQPAIAFPFKQIEVKVTVKNIGGNAIQIESPFYQGPIEQIPEKMEGIGDCVIQTLKVLEQRSSGLKIQIASSIPIGRGLGSSAAIAIALVRGLFAFFNQKPKHSQLMTLVERAEKFAHGTPSGIDMMAASSANPIWFQKQQEVESVKIGAPFHLVVADSGRVGDTYSAVKSIRDKYEMKPEKIEESITLLGKWTEEVRLGLAVGDYQKVGEKLNLAHHHLALLGVSDEGLDHLVDTARTSGAIGAKLTGGGRGGCILALVENETIGKKVADALIQAGAAQTWRYTIAKC is encoded by the coding sequence ATGCTTGAAACTCCACAAAAAGTTGCGGTAGGCCGAGCACATAGTAAATTGATTTTAATTGGAGAACACTCGGTTGTTTACGGACAACCAGCAATTGCTTTTCCATTTAAACAAATAGAAGTAAAAGTAACAGTGAAAAATATCGGGGGAAATGCGATACAAATCGAAAGCCCTTTTTATCAAGGACCGATAGAACAGATTCCTGAAAAGATGGAGGGAATTGGTGATTGTGTCATCCAAACATTAAAGGTTCTTGAGCAACGTTCTTCAGGATTAAAAATTCAAATTGCATCCTCGATTCCAATTGGACGGGGATTAGGTTCAAGTGCAGCGATTGCGATTGCACTTGTTCGCGGTCTTTTTGCCTTTTTTAATCAAAAGCCCAAGCATAGTCAACTGATGACATTGGTGGAGCGTGCGGAAAAATTTGCTCACGGAACGCCAAGTGGAATTGATATGATGGCGGCATCTAGCGCCAATCCAATTTGGTTTCAAAAACAACAAGAGGTTGAAAGTGTGAAAATAGGTGCTCCCTTTCATTTGGTCGTAGCAGATAGCGGCAGGGTTGGCGATACTTATTCAGCAGTTAAATCGATTCGTGATAAGTACGAAATGAAACCAGAAAAAATCGAGGAATCCATTACACTACTTGGCAAATGGACGGAAGAGGTTCGTTTAGGACTAGCAGTTGGTGATTATCAAAAGGTTGGCGAAAAATTAAACCTAGCACACCATCATTTAGCCTTGTTAGGTGTCAGTGATGAAGGATTAGATCATCTCGTCGATACGGCTCGAACTTCTGGAGCAATAGGCGCGAAATTAACAGGTGGTGGCCGTGGTGGTTGTATTTTGGCACTAGTAGAAAATGAGACTATCGGCAAAAAGGTTGCGGATGCCTTGATACAAGCTGGTGCTGCTCAAACATGGCGGTACACGATAGCTAAATGCTAA
- a CDS encoding GNAT family N-acetyltransferase, with protein sequence MKKNRFKHDDFEDDTNDEFYFIAGHTDGGATFGLHWEDIIPEELNFRPAIKKDAEEVVELIHLAIGDIAEQLTGQTKMENIHATLAKFFREENNRLSYQNVIVADIFDEITGIIVTYSGTDAYQLDKPLLERLRRKTRNQNINFDQEADIGDLYIDTISVSPKFQGYGIGSKLLRKAEELALQKGYERISLNVAKDNPDAKKLYTRMGYQEVKEIQINGHTYDYMVHTLNFHASRD encoded by the coding sequence ATGAAAAAGAATAGATTCAAGCATGATGATTTTGAAGATGATACAAACGATGAATTTTATTTTATAGCTGGTCACACGGATGGTGGTGCAACATTTGGACTTCATTGGGAAGATATTATCCCAGAAGAATTGAATTTCAGACCAGCTATCAAAAAAGATGCAGAAGAAGTTGTAGAGCTAATTCATCTTGCAATTGGAGATATCGCTGAGCAGTTAACCGGTCAAACGAAGATGGAAAATATTCATGCGACTCTTGCAAAATTTTTTCGTGAAGAAAACAATCGTCTTAGCTATCAAAATGTGATAGTTGCGGATATTTTTGACGAGATAACTGGAATTATCGTAACTTATTCTGGAACAGATGCTTACCAATTGGACAAGCCTCTACTTGAACGTTTAAGAAGAAAAACAAGGAATCAGAACATTAACTTTGATCAAGAGGCGGATATTGGAGATTTATATATTGACACGATTTCTGTCTCACCAAAGTTTCAGGGCTATGGAATTGGGTCGAAATTGCTGAGAAAGGCTGAAGAATTAGCGTTACAGAAAGGATATGAGCGAATATCCCTCAATGTCGCCAAGGATAATCCCGATGCAAAAAAGTTATACACTCGTATGGGATATCAAGAAGTTAAAGAGATACAGATTAATGGTCATACTTATGACTATATGGTGCATACATTGAATTTTCATGCTAGTAGGGATTAA